A portion of the Glycine max cultivar Williams 82 chromosome 10, Glycine_max_v4.0, whole genome shotgun sequence genome contains these proteins:
- the LOC100820153 gene encoding probable ubiquitin-conjugating enzyme E2 C: protein MEVRSNPAADNSSDHLRPPAVSSKQPLPSPTAVDTSAVSQRLQKELMALMMSGGDLGVSAFPDGESIFTWIGTIEGGKGTQYEGLSYKLSLRFPLDYPFKPPQVKFETMCFHPNVDQFGNICLDILQDKWSSAYDCRTILLSIQSLLEEPNLESPLNSYAAALWNDKEDYRRMVHKQYFSGEALES from the exons ATGGAGGTCCGTTCCAATCCCGCCGCCGACAACTCCTCCGACCACCTTCGACCGCCCGCCGTTTCGTCCAAGCAGCCGCTGCCTTCTCCTACCGCCGTCGACACCTCCGCCGTTTCTCAGAG ACTCCAGAAGGAATTAATGGCTCTCATG ATGAGTGGAGGAGATCTCGGGGTGTCGGCTTTTCCTGATGGAGAGAGTATTTTTACATGGATTGGCACAATTGAAGGTGGAAAAGGGACTCAGTATGAGGGTTTATCTTATAAACTCTCCTTACGTTTTCCCCTAGACTATCCTTTTAAGCCCCCCCAAGTGAAGTTTGAGACAATGTGCTTTCATCCAAATGTTGACCAGTTTGGCAACATTTGTCTGGACATTCTTCAG GACAAGTGGTCTTCAGCTTATGATTGCAGAACTATTCTTCTGTCTATTCAAAGTTTATTGGAAg AGCCTAACCTGGAGAGTCCTCTAAACAGCTATGCTGCAGCACTTTGGAATGATAAGGAAG ATTATAGGAGAATGGTTCACAAACAGTATTTTTCTGGAGAGGCTCTTGAAAGCTGA